AAAGTTGACATGGTGGACCTTCTTCATCTTTTGCTTTTAGAATCTCTCTCTTTTAGTTTGAATAATTCCGAGAAAGAActtttctacaactcttctactAAAGAACTTTCCAATGTTGTTGTGGAGCTTGCTACTAGAACTTTACTCATATGTAAAAGACTTGGTGATGAAAACGCCAAAGGTGCACCTCCTGCTGAAGGTGAACGCCTGAAGAAAGAATTAGTTGATTCAGCTCAAACACTCGAAACAACTCTGAATGCCAATACCTCTTTATCCGAAAAGATGAAATAATTGATTGatgtgttagaattgtaggccttaaaaaaaaggggggtgaattatttatttaatattttcacaaatatttaaGGTAGATTGAAAGACAttgaagaatcaatcaattagaaatcaATTCAGCCaatttcaaaactgtttttaatatgattgcagaaaatcaactggttgtttttgcGAATCCTCTTGAAATAGTATTGATTACAGCTCGTATTGGTCTCACCGGTCTTCTCCCCCTTCTCGGCATAGGACTTCTTCCTCTATCCCTCCTTTCAACATTAAAATACCTTCTTTGTGGTTCACGACTTCTCTCCCTTCCTTCTCCTCGACTTTCCTCCTTTCTTCGCTCCCATCTTTTTCCCTCCCTTCGCTCCATGTCTCCTTCTCTAAAATTAAGTCGTCCTCCTTCACTTCTTTGTACATATTGTTTGAGATGCCTTGCTTGAACCAACTCTTCAATTTTATCTCTTAACCCTGAACACTCTTTTGTATTGTGGCCAAAATTCTTGTGATATCTACAATGCTTATTGTGATCAACATTATTTGGAGTAGGAATTTTTCTTGGTAAAGGAATTAACTCGGTATGAAGTGTTTCTTCCAATATCTTTGCTTCATTAAAATTAAGAGGAGTATATCTTGCAAACTATGGTCCTTTGTAGACATCTTTCGGCTTCCTCCATCTTCCTCCATCCTTTTCCCTCCTTTCAACTCCCTCTATCGCCCTTATTTGACTCTTGAAGCTCTTCAACTCTTCTAATTGCATAAACTTAGTCGCTCTTTGTCTTAACTCGACAAGGTCAGTTGTTGGCTGTTTACATAAGCTATCCACAAACAGTCTCGGCTTCAGTGTCGTAACCATATGATGCATGGTCATCTTAGGGCTTAAATTCCGAATACTTAAAGCCACTCGTCCAAATTTCTCCATGAATGCCCTCAATGATTCCTCCTTCTTTTGCCTAATATTCACCAACGTTATAGATGTAAGATGATGTGGCTTACTAGTAGCAAAGTGGGCTTCAAATTTCATTACAAGTGTatcaaaacaatcaattgagtAAGGTGGTAACTTTGCGAACCAACTCAACTTAGCTCCTTTAAACATTTTCAGAAATACTCTACATAATATGGCATCCTCCGAAGTGTACAAATTGATCTGAGTAATATACACTGTAACATGTTCGTCGGGATCAGTGCTTCCATCATACTTCTCTAACGTCAGATTCTTCCAATTGTTGGGCAACGAAACCTCCATaacttcttaaaaaaaaagGGTACTTTCTTATCGTTGTTCCATAAACATGATGAGATACTGTCTCGGGCTTTTTGTGGGGTACTTCAAAGCTATTAACAGTCGTCGGATTTGGCCGAGTACTTGTCCCCACATACTCCCGCTTTGAACTcaaagacatagtattttcttCTTTAAGCTTTTGTTTGATGTATCTATTTTCAGCTCTTAATGCTTACACCTCATCTACATTCCTCTTCTTCAGCATCTCCAACTCCCCTTGCAACTTAATCAGCATAAACATAGTTGATTCATCCTGTCCACTTTCTTCTTCCTCCGTATGATTCTTCCCCCTTGTGACTACCATTTTCCTCAAAGCTTCACACTCTaccccacagtgggcgccaaaatgtacTTGTACCAAATATATGGGAAAAAGTGTCTTTCGAATTCGCCTTTAGTTCTTCCTTTCGGTCTCTATGTTCCTCCGTGCCTCCGTTCACCTTTACTCTCTCGGTCACTCGTGTTTATGTGGATTCCTTTCGTTCTCTCAGCGTGTGATGTGGTACCTGCAGGAACACTCTGAAGATTAAATCAGTGTTGTGTGTTAATTAACctcaaaaaactaaaaaactgaACTAAACATTACATCAATTTATACTACTTGCTAATGGACATATTGAGCCCATCACATCACTTTAATCATTTTGTTTATCTCACActaattgatttttatatttaattaattttattcatgtACTTATCCACGTAGGATTTTCAGTATCGTTTGCACTTGTTATTGACTTCTTCCGACCTTCCGACATAAATACTTTCGGCAAAACCAATTCATTTactaaaatagaaattataaaataaatttatatatatatatatatatctattaAAATGGGTTGGTTTATGCTTTAACAATCTCATTAATTCCCCTCTGTAATTCGTTCCTACTCTAACAACCTCATTAATGCACATTAATGGGTGCACAAAGTAGAAAATATGACACAATGGTTATAAATCACAGGAAGCACTTCCATGAAGTAATTAATGACAACcaagtgaaaaagaaaataaaggcAACACACAATTATACATTTCAAATAATTACGACAAAAATGACGCAACCAGATTGCTCAAATATGGGATTCATAAATTAGAAGAATTATCAGAATCAATGTTGATTACTCTAAACATAAGAAGTTTGATTTCAGCCACACAGATTCAAATATCATGAATCAAAATATAGATACTAATTTTTCATGACATTGTCTgaaaaattttattgaaataagtTGTGACTTATATTCTGATTTTGAAATATTGGTGAATGAAAAAGAAAGGATCAAATCATTTATGCCAAAAATAGATGAGTCCACCGTCCAACTTTTTGAATCAATTGTTATTTAGCTGGCTTGCTGCACACTATACCACAGATATCTTATCTCCCTCTTTCCTCATCCATTCATATAAACACTCCATTCCCTACCAAATAACTCATCACGGCAAACAAATTACACTGCATATTGGTCCTTGTTAAACCTCTCATATTGATGGCTAAAAACAACGTGAAACTATTGGGTGGTTGGTTCAGCCCTTTTGCTCTTAGGGTGCAGATTGCCCTTAACCTCAAGGGTGTAGATTATGAGGTTATTGAAGAGACCTTGAATCCCAAAAGTGAACTTCTTCTGAAGTCTAACCCTGTGCAAAAGAAAATCCCAGTTCTCCTCCATGCAGAAAAAGTCATATGTGAATCTGCAATCATAGTTGAATACATCGATGAGGTTTGGACCAATGCTCCCCCCATCCTTCCACAAAATGCCTATGATCGAGCTAATGCCCGATTTTGGAATGCTTACATTGATGAAAAGgtattcttttcctttttatcaTTCTGATTCGCACTAACTAATGCTAGGAATAATTAATTCGTATAAAACTTACTATGACAGTTATTATGTAACTACTTAAGTGTGCAGGTGTTTTTCCTATTTATGTGTGAGTGTGACTCTTCTAGACTTCACTTTTCATACACTGTAATGCTAATGCTCTAGACAGATTTTATATTatcaatcaattagaaattTAAGTGAGGAATTCAATGTGGAgtctacatttttttaattcgtAAAAAGTGAGGAGAGTAATATATAAGGAAAAAACTTACtcattatataaataagaagAAAGACCACTCATCTaatgttttaagtttttttGGGTTGAAGATAGTGTCaatgttttttatatatagaatGACTTATGACTTATGGGTTGGAGCAGTGGTTTACTTCCTTAAGAAGTGTTGTAGTAGCTGAAGATGATGAGGAAAAAAGGCCACACTTTGAGCAAGCAGAGGAAGTACTTGAGAGGTTGGAAGAAGTGCTAAACAAGGGGGGAGAAGGGAAAGCCTTTTTTGGAGGAGATACAATTGGATTCATTGATATTAGTTTTGGCAGCTTTTTGAGCTGGATTAGAGTGACAGAGCAGATCAATGGAAGAAAATTGCTAGATGAAACCAAGCACCCAAGTTTGGTCCAATGGGCTGAAACATTTGCTGCTCATCCTGCTGTCAATGGCTTTCTACCAGAAACTGACAAGCTTATTGAATTTGCCAAGTTTTTAAAGCTAAAGTTTGCTGCAAAGTAAATGGAATCAAGTT
The sequence above is a segment of the Phaseolus vulgaris cultivar G19833 chromosome 2, P. vulgaris v2.0, whole genome shotgun sequence genome. Coding sequences within it:
- the LOC137809054 gene encoding uncharacterized protein, encoding MEVSLPNNWKNLTLEKYDGSTDPDEHVTVYITQINLYTSEDAILCRVFLKMFKGAKLSWFAKLPPYSIDCFDTLVMKFEAHFATSKPHHLTSITLVNIRQKKEESLRAFMEKFGRVALSIRNLSPKMTMHHMVTTLKPRLFVDSLCKQPTTDLVELRQRATKFMQLEELKSFKSQIRAIEGVERREKDGGRWRKPKDVYKGP
- the LOC137810709 gene encoding glutathione S-transferase U18-like; protein product: MAKNNVKLLGGWFSPFALRVQIALNLKGVDYEVIEETLNPKSELLLKSNPVQKKIPVLLHAEKVICESAIIVEYIDEVWTNAPPILPQNAYDRANARFWNAYIDEKWFTSLRSVVVAEDDEEKRPHFEQAEEVLERLEEVLNKGGEGKAFFGGDTIGFIDISFGSFLSWIRVTEQINGRKLLDETKHPSLVQWAETFAAHPAVNGFLPETDKLIEFAKFLKLKFAAK